The Denitrificimonas caeni genome has a segment encoding these proteins:
- a CDS encoding cupin domain-containing protein has protein sequence MSTSIDTPLEILGGISAEVFLRDYWQKKPLLIRQAIPNFVSPLDGNDLAGLSLEELVESRIVLEHGETPWQLRQGPFTEDTYSSLPERDWTLLVQAVDQFSPDVAEVLEHFQFLPNWRIDDVMISFAVPGGSVGPHYDNYDVFLLQAEGQRQWKIGQMCSAESLLLEHPDLRILSDFKQTDEWTLEPGDMLYLPPRLAHWGIAQTDCMTWSVGFRAPSSAEVVTHYADFVARFLADEERYSDSAMSPVSNPNYIRPEDVQRLRQLINEQLDDDRMLLTWFGQYMTEPRYPELLSGVEIDPVSLQQALEQGAVFTRNPTARLAWSNIELDAESAAVFFVSGNSRIVSEHLVVLLDLLCSADAMHIDNLESWLDDAEATTLLCELIKQGSLECLDE, from the coding sequence TTGTCCACATCTATTGACACACCACTTGAGATTCTAGGCGGTATTAGCGCCGAAGTGTTTCTGCGTGATTACTGGCAAAAGAAACCTCTACTGATCCGCCAAGCAATCCCTAACTTTGTCAGCCCTTTAGATGGCAATGACTTAGCAGGACTGTCCTTAGAAGAGCTGGTTGAGTCACGCATCGTCCTTGAACACGGCGAAACGCCCTGGCAACTACGCCAAGGTCCTTTCACTGAAGACACCTACAGCAGCCTGCCAGAACGCGACTGGACTTTACTAGTACAGGCGGTTGATCAGTTCAGCCCTGACGTTGCCGAAGTGCTTGAGCATTTTCAGTTTTTACCCAACTGGCGTATTGATGATGTAATGATCAGCTTCGCTGTGCCCGGCGGTAGCGTTGGCCCACATTACGATAACTACGATGTGTTTTTATTGCAGGCCGAAGGTCAGCGCCAATGGAAAATTGGTCAAATGTGCAGCGCTGAAAGCCTATTGCTGGAACACCCTGACCTGCGCATTCTAAGTGACTTTAAACAAACCGATGAATGGACCTTAGAGCCTGGCGACATGCTGTATTTACCGCCTCGCTTGGCCCACTGGGGAATCGCACAAACTGATTGCATGACTTGGTCAGTGGGCTTTCGCGCTCCCTCAAGTGCCGAGGTCGTGACCCACTACGCTGATTTTGTCGCCCGTTTTTTAGCCGATGAAGAACGCTACAGTGATAGCGCAATGTCGCCGGTGAGCAACCCAAACTATATTCGTCCCGAAGATGTTCAGCGCCTGCGCCAACTGATCAATGAACAACTTGATGATGACCGCATGCTCCTCACTTGGTTTGGTCAGTACATGACTGAACCTCGCTACCCGGAGCTGCTTAGCGGTGTTGAAATCGACCCTGTTAGCCTGCAGCAAGCCTTAGAACAGGGTGCAGTTTTCACCCGCAATCCCACTGCGCGCCTGGCTTGGAGTAATATTGAGCTGGACGCAGAGTCTGCCGCAGTGTTTTTTGTCAGTGGCAACAGCCGTATTGTCAGTGAGCATTTGGTGGTATTGCTTGACCTGTTGTGCAGCGCCGATGCTATGCACATAGATAATTTAGAATCTTGGCTCGATGATGCAGAGGCCACTACTCTGCTCTGCGAGCTGATTAAACAAGGAAGCTTGGAGTGTCTCGATGAGTGA